In Aedes albopictus strain Foshan chromosome 3, AalbF5, whole genome shotgun sequence, the following are encoded in one genomic region:
- the LOC115258488 gene encoding uncharacterized protein LOC115258488, whose protein sequence is MKKRASRSVVAKSAKLKTLLRQRANILGSAALIKKFNDQYQQGQFHQVKVRIDTLDRLWADFAHIQDEIEEIEDVVTGDEIDDEEEPTISAQRVQFQSMYHELKASLVSKLPLDPPPSGSVVNRPPVQPMQSVRLPEIHIPDFCGNPSKWIAFRDIFRSMIHSSVHLSSVQKMHYEWENSCQENVRPTYEQLTEFVRKTSRVLQSVKLLQTPNHPVEPKPSKPKSISIHVATEVTNKCPPCKDAHPLFKCDQFVGMEVKQRFEMVKKNGLCINCLKGPHLAKNCSSGSCRNCSKKHHTLLHLPPLAVAAKPSSSQTTLACSTAASEVIPPAQPQVSSNSSVVASHSFSSPPSRSQQPPVGSMSSGPVNSFSVPVRAPCGEVFLSTVAVKVKDSNGNPRYVRGVLDSCSQANFISEALARKLELKRDRISIDVSGIGQGIVHIRSKVLIRISSRFGGLDYPLECLVIPQITVTLPSKHIDISDWNLPNNVPLADPRFNISSGVDILVGRELFYSLMLSHTINLRAGFPILQKTVFGYVVAGRLSTASRTSPIRVVSATTSLDNKLQRFWEVENFDGYKAMTPLEEACEGHFRSTVSRTSDGRYMVRLPVRDEMIQLLGDSFAVAQRRFWAIERKFAANHEFKSEYVKFMEEYAALGHMELSPRVEIPQFVLPHHAIFRLDSSTTKTRVVFDATCKGSSQLSLNDVLLVGPIVQPPLLAIVLNWRIPRFVFKADIEKMFRQFWVHPLDRRFLQVLWRTSTTQPLQRYQLTTVTYGTSCAPHLATRVLNQLAEDEGHRYPLGAKVIRKGFYMDDALSGEDDLEIAVETVIQLTELLKLGGFNLREWSSNDPRILAHLPDELKEFAPETEIDDSGNTKTLGLLWSHVTDEFGFKIPSLPPSIKVSKRVVASEMAQLFDPLGLVGSVVMSAKMFIQKLWAIGIPWDDDLPENLRDWWLRFREEIPQLADLKIPRRVLANDFNSYALHCFCDASDHGYGACVYVVSSNGAGDHYSQLLIAKSRVAPLRGLTAPKLELCAALLGCQLLDQVRSTTRFTGVVTFWSDSSIVLHWIRSPPTVWKVFVSNRIAEIQKLSIHDSWRHVPSKANSADRISRGVLPSEILEDSLWWHGPNFLVQAVETWPEDIVSLTREEQEVRDVEARQVVTFAVTHVDHSIIHRYSDLGRLLRVVSYCFRFCRNALSPQNRRKVGPLQPPEVDYSLKSLIRSVQGTEFPEEIRCLSANPQPRLTSKDRKLQSSFKSLNPFLDNTGLLRIGGRLAKLSASLDTRAPILLPAKHHLSWLIARSLHLRTLHGGPTLLLATMRQRFWPLRGRDLVRKVVQQCVTCFRCAPKPTEQFMAPLPSVRITPARVFANSGMDYCRPFGIRPLVGRGANVKMYVAVFVCMVVKAVHLEVVTDLTSVACINAVKRFIARRGRVVNLYCDNSTAFVGADRELKHLRRQYLQQYSTEQWNGYCLESGITFNFIPPRSPHHGGLWEAGVKSFKHHLRRILGCRSFTLEEFNTTVAQIESMLNSRPLSPLSSHPQDLSSLTPGHFLVGEPLFSIPEPDYTTHPVGRLNRYQEMKRSVQDFWKRWAREYVSELHQRSKWQRVRDEVKVGSLVLLKQEGLPPLEWNLGRVVAVSPGTDGHVRVVEVRTAKGYYTRAVTEVFLLPIEEPLVEIPSADQEDRPTGPSRQEEAKSFVGDL, encoded by the exons ATGAAGAAACGTGCTTCTCGTTCGGTGGTGGCAAAATCAGCCAAGCTGAAAACGCTTTTGCGGCAAAGAGCGAACATTTTGGGCTCTGCCGCGTTGATCAAAAAGTTTAACGACCAATACCAACAAGGTCAATTCCACCAAGTCAAGGTGAGGATCGACACTCTCGATCGTTTGTGGGCTGATTTCGCACACATACAGGACGAGATCGAAGAAATCGAAGATGTCGTCACCGGTGATGAAATCGATGACGAAGAAGAGCCAACCATTTCTGCGCAGCGGGTACAATTTCAATCCATGTACCACGAGCTGAAAGCATCTCTCGTTAGTAAACTGCCGCTGGATCCACCACCCTCCGGCTCAGTAGTCAATCGTCCTCCGGTCCAACCAATGCAGTCTGTGCGGTTGCCGGAAATCCACATTCCAGATTTTTGTGGCAATCCATCCAAATGGATAGCCTTTCGGGACATTTTTCGGTCCATGATCCATTCAAGCGTTCACCTCTCGTCGGTGCAGAAAATGCACTAT GAGTGGGAGAACAGTTGCCAGGAAAATGTGCGTCCCACGTACGAGCAACTAACCGAATTTGTGCGAAAAACATCGCGAGTGTTACAGTCTGTTAAACTGCTTCAAACGCCCAATCACCCTGTCGAACCCAAACCCTCGAAACCCAAATCGATTTCCATCCACGTTGCTACGGAGGTTACGAACAAGTGTCCGCCTTGCAAAGACGCCCATCCTCTTTTCAAATGCGATCAGTTTGTCGGAATGGAGGTGAAACAACGCTTTGAGATGGTGAAGAAAAATGGATTGTGCATCAACTGCCTGAAGGGGCCACATCTCGCCAAAAACTGCAGCAGTGGAAgctgcagaaattgctccaagaaacaCCACACCCTTTTGCATCTGCCGCCACTAGCCGTGGCTGCGAAACCGTCGTCGTCTCAAACAACGCTGGCGTGCTCTACGGCAGCCAGTGAAGTGATTCCTCCAGCTCAACCTCAAGTGTCGTCGAACTCGTCCGTAGTCGCCTCGCACTCGTTTTCCTCACCACCATCGCGTTCGCAACAGCCACCCGTCGGGTCTATGTCGTCTGGCCCGGTAAACTCGTTCTC CGTTCCCGTACGTGCCCCCTGCGGTGAAGTTTTCCTATCAACGGTAGCTGTCAAGGTGAAGGACTCCAACGGCAACCCTCGCTACGTTCGTGGGGTTCTGGATAGCTGCTCCCAAGCAAATTTCATCTCGGAGGCTCTGGCGCGCAAGCTGGAGTTGAAACGCGATAGAATCAGCATCGATGTTAGTGGTATTGGCCAGGGAATCGTCCACATTCGTTCTAAAGTATTGATCAGGATCTCGTCTCGCTTCGGAGGATTAGACTACCCTCTCGAATGTCTCGTTATACCACAAATCACGGTCACGCTTCCAAGTAAGCACATCGACATTTCTGACTGGAATCTCCCCAACAACGTCCCTCTCGCAGACCCGAGGTTCAACATCAGCTCCGGGGTCGATATTCTCGTTGGTAGAGAACTGTTCTACTCCCTGATGCTCTCGCATACGATCAATCTACGCGCTGGTTTCCCGATACTTCAGAAAACTGTTTTCGGGTACGTTGTCGCTGGTCGGCTATCAACAGCATCTCGTACTTCTCCGATTCGTGTAGTCAGTGCCACCACTAGTCTCGATAATAAGCTGCAGCGCTTTTGGGAGGTCGAAAACTTCGACGGTTATAAGGCGATGACTCCGTTGGAGGAAGCGTGTGAGGGGCATTTCCGAAGCACAGTCAGTCGAACAAGTGATGGTCGCTACATGGTTCGCCTTCCGGTACGGGATGAAATGATTCAACTGCTGGGAGATTCTTTCGCGGTAGCACAACGCCGATTCTGGGCAATAGAGAGGAAATTTGCGGCAAACCACGAGTTTAAGAGCGAATACGTGAAGTTCATGGAGGAGTATGCGGCACTAGGCCATATGGAGTTGAGTCCTCGCGTCGAAATTCCCCAGTTTGTACTGCCACACCATGCCATCTTCCGCCTCGATAGCTCCACCACGAAGACCCGCGTTGTCTTCGACGCCACCTGTAAGGGCAGTTCCCAGTTGTCGTTGAATGATGTGCTACTCGTTGGTCCGATCGTGCAACCTCCTCTTCTCGCTATCGTCCTCAACTGGCGGATCCCTCGTTTTGTTTTCAAGGCTGATATAGAGAAGATGTTCCGCCAGTTTTGGGTTCATCCTCTGGACCGCAGGTTTCTGCAAGTGCTGTGGCGGACAAGTACAACCCAACCTCTTCAGCGATACCAGCTCACCACGGTGACCTACGGGACGTCATGCGCACCTCACCTGGCCACACGTGTGCTTAACCAATTGGCAGAGGACGAAGGGCACCGATATCCGCTAGGTGCAAAGGTCATCCGGAAAGGATTCTACATGGACGATGCTCTTTCAGGGGAAGACGACCTGGAAATTGCTGTTGAGACAGTGATACAGCTGACGGAACTACTGAAGCTTGGAGGCTTCAACTTGAGGGAATGGAGCTCCAACGATCCTCGAATTCTGGCTCACTTGCCGGATGAACTCAAGGAATTTGCGCCGGAAACTGAAATCGACGATTCCGGAAACACAAAAACGCTAGGTTTGTTGTGGTCGCACGTCACCGATGAATTTGGATTCAAAATCCCATCGCTTCCGCCCTCGATCAAGGTCTCCAAACGAGTGGTGGCCTCCGAGATGGCACAGTTATTCGACCCGCTAGGTCTAGTCGGATCAGTGGTGATGAGTGCCAAAATGTTTATTCAGAAGCTGTGGGCgataggaattccttgggatgaTGACCTTCCCGAGAACCTACGAGATTGGTGGCTGCGTTTCCGTGAAGAAATCCCGCAATTAGCAGACCTGAAAATTCCACGTCGAGTTCTCGCGAACGACTTCAACAGCTACGCATTGCATTGCTTCTGCGATGCTTCCGACCACGGCTACGGCGCCTGTGTCTACGTGGTTTCGTCGAATGGGGCTGGAGATCACTACAGCCAACTTCTCATAGCCAAATCGAGAGTCGCACCACTGCGTGGACTTACAGCACCGAAACTTGAACTCTGTGCTGCTTTGTTAGGATGTCAGCTGCTGGATCAAGTCCGAAGCACGACTAGATTCACCGGAGTAGTGACGTTCTGGTCGGATTCCAGTATAGTTCTACACTGGATTCGATCGCCGCCTACCGTTTGGAAGGTGTTCGTGTCGAATAGAATAGCAGAAATACAGAAACTATCGATCCACGACAGCTGGCGCCATGTTCCGTCGAAGGCCAATTCGGCGGACAGGATATCTCGTGGAGTTTTACCGTCCGAAATACTCGAAGATTCGCTGTGGTGGCATGGGCCTAACTTTCTCGTTCAGGCCGTCGAAACTTGGCCTGAAGACATCGTGTCACTCACTCGTGAAGAACAGGAAGTTCGTGATGTGGAAGCTCGCCAGGTGGTTACCTTCGCGGTGACCCACGTGGATCACTCGATCATCCATCGATACTCGGATCTTGGAAGGTTGCTTCGGGTAGTTAGTTACTGCTTCCGATTCTGTCGAAACGCTCTAAGTCCGCAAAATCGTCGCAAAGTTGGTCCTCTTCAGCCGCCCGAAGTGGATTACTCGCTTAAATCGCTCATTCGTTCCGTCCAAGGtacagaattcccagaagaaattcgttGTCTCTCGGCTAATCCTCAGCCGCGACTGACCAGCAAGGACCGGAAACTCCAATCGTCGTTCAAGTCGCTCAACCCGTTTCTGGACAACACAGGCCTCCTACGGATAGGAGGACGCTTAGCAAAGCTGTCGGCCTCTTTGGATACCAGAGCACCAATTCTTCTACCGGCCAAACATCATCTGTCTTGGTTAATCGCTCGCTCCCTCCATCTAAGGACTCTTCATGGAGGACCAACCCTGCTACTGGCTACCATGCGGCAAAGATTCTGGCCTCTGCGTGGACGCGATCTCGTTCGTAAAGTCGTTCAGCAGTGTGTGACCTGCTTCCGCTGCGCCCCGAAGCCGACGGAGCAGTTCATGGCTCCTCTACCGTCTGTGCGAATCACGCCGGCACGAGTGTTCGCGAATAGTGGTATGGACTACTGTCGGCCCTTCGGTATTCGTCCGTTAGTTGGGAGGGGAGCAAACGTGAAAATGTACGTCGCCGTGTTCGTTTGTATGGTGGTGAAGGCGGTACACCTCGAGGTAGTCACCGACCTTACGTCCGTCGCGTGTATCAATGCGGTGAAGCGGTTCATCGCACGTCGCGGTCGCGTAGTGAATTTGTATTGCGACAACTCGACAGCATTCGTCGGCGCTGATCGAGAACTGAAGCACCTTCGTCGCCAGTACCTTCAGCAGTATTCGACAGAGCAGTGGAATGGATACTGCTTGGAGAGTGGAATAACGTTCAACTTTATTCCTCCTCGTTCCCCCCACCATGGTGGCCTGTGGGAAGCGGGGGTCAAATCGTTTAAACACCACCTGCGTAGAATTCTTGGCTGTCGATCGTTCACTTTGGAGGAGTTCAACACTACAGTGGCCCAAATCGAAAGTATGCTGAACTCTCGCCCTCTGTCGCCACTGTCTAGTCACCCGCAGGATCTGTCCAGCCTAACTCCCGGTCACTTCCTTGTGGGAGAGCCTTTGTTTTCTATTCCAGAGCCCGACTACACCACACATCCTGTTGGTCGGCTCAACCGTTACCAAGAGATGAAGCGCAGTGTCCAGGATTTCTGGAAACGCTGGGCACGAGAGTACGTCAGCGAGCTCCATCAGCGTTCAAAGTGGCAACGTGTGCGGGACGAAGTAAAGGTGGGATCCCTGGTCCTGCTGAAGCAAGAAGGTCTTCCACCACTCGAATGGAACTTGGGTCGTGTCGTGGCAGTATCACCAGGAACGGACGGCCACGTTCGGGTCGTCGAGGTTCGAACAGCGAAAGGATATTACACACGAGCAGTGACtgaagtttttctgctaccaatcGAGGAACCACTCGTTGAAATACCCAGTGCAGATCAGGAAGATAGACCAACCGGTCCATCACGCCAAGAGGAAGCAAAGTCATTTGTCGGAGATCTTTGA